From one Dermacentor variabilis isolate Ectoservices chromosome 3, ASM5094787v1, whole genome shotgun sequence genomic stretch:
- the LOC142574750 gene encoding facilitated trehalose transporter Tret1-like, producing MILLASVYPGMPADALHYTASTASTAANATEMAAGGSGAKGSALGLVFLVVFYFGYALGLGPLTWIQAVELTPLRGYGVELGSVCTFYWACAFCSVAFFQRVRRDFGFGELGWFYGTLTLANGLVLYYFMPETKQLALETILLDECPIENMLGRRRSFNPSAVARSKRPTLSSAGGSDRLGVSLPSLALPCKSESMSADIPSPFKAHDSPGVPCQQQPFTP from the exons ATGATCCTGCTGGCAAGCGTGTATCCAGGCATGCCAGCTGACGCCCTGCACTACACCGCTAGCACGGCGTCCACTGCTGCGAACGCCACCGAAATGGCGGCAGGCGGATCCGGCGCTAAAGGGAGCGCGCTGGGACTCGTCTTCCTGGTTGTCTTCTACTTTGGCTACGCACTCGGTCTTGGGCCCCTGACTTGGATACAG GCCGTGGAGCTGACGCCCCTTCGCGGCTACGGCGTGGAACTAGGAAGCGTGTGCACCTTCTACTGGGCGTGTGCTTTCTGCAGCGTGGCCTTCTTCCAGCGCGTTCGCAGAGACTTCGGCTTCGGCGAACTAGGTTGGTTCTACGGCACGCTAACCCTGGCCAACGGGCTGGTGCTGTACTACTTCATGCCGGAGACGAAGCAGCTCGCCCTCGAGACCATCCTGCTCGACGAATGCCCCATCGAG AACATGCTTGGCCGGCGTCGCTCGTTCAACCCGAGCGCTGTGGCTCGCAGCAAGCGGCCAACTCTGTCATCGGCGGGTGGCAGTGATCGCCTGGGGGTCTCCCTGCCCTCCCTGGCTCTCCCGTGCAAGTCGGAGAGCATGTCCGCTGATATCCCCAGCCCTTTCAAGGCTCACGATTCGCCGGGTGTACCGTGCCAACAACAGCCTTTCACTCCTTGA